A region from the Benincasa hispida cultivar B227 chromosome 8, ASM972705v1, whole genome shotgun sequence genome encodes:
- the LOC120083724 gene encoding alpha carbonic anhydrase 7-like, with translation MIKLSFHVLFCSIFCANLLFSRPAVSQEVDDESGFNYEEGGKKGPANWGDLKQEWHECKTGRMQSPIDLLHKRVHIIPKFMDFKIHYKPTNATLKNRGHDIMLKWSDEAGYIEINGTQYFLKQFHWHSPSEHTINGKKFALEAHSVHQSQNGNIVVIGILYRIGQPDYFLSTIKKHLEEISETNKSKVVNEIDPSLLEIQNSLYYRYNGSLTIPPCTQNVIWFIVKKVRSVAPYQVELLRVAIHDDSNTNARPLQPLNNRIIHLQFRSECMEKEH, from the exons ATGATCAAGCTCTCTTTTCATGTGTTGTTTTGCTCAATTTTTTGTGCCAATCTTTTGTTTTCTAGGCCTGCAGTCTCTCAAGAAGTTG ATGATGAGAGTGGGTTTAATTATGAAGAAGGTGGAAAGAAAGGACCAGCTAATTGGGGAGATCTTAAACAAGAATGGCATGAATGTAAAACTGGACGAATGCAATCTCCTATCGATTTGTTACATAAGAGAGTTCATATTATACCCAAATTTATGGACTTCAAAATCCATTACAAGCCTACCAATGCAACTCTTAAGAATAGAGGTCATGATATAATG CTAAAATGGAGTGATGAGGCTGGATATATCGAAATAAATGGAACTCAATATTTtctgaaacaatttcattggcACTCTCCTTCTGAGCATACTATTAATGGTAAAAAATTTGCTTTGGAAGCTCATTCAGTGCATCAAAGTCAAAATGGAAATATTGTTGTGATTGGAATTCTCTATCGTATTGGACAACCTGACTATTTCTTGTCCACA ATCAAAAAGCATTTGGAAGAAATTTCAGAGACAAACAAATCTAAGGTAGTGAATGAAATTGATCCATCACTACTAGAAATACAAAACAGTCTATATTATAGGTATAATGGCTCTCTAACGATTCCTCCATGCACTCAAAATGTCATTTGGTTTATTGtcaaaaag GTTAGGAGTGTTGCACCCTACCAAGTGGAATTACTTCGTGTTGCTATTCATGAT GATTCAAATACTAATGCAAGGCCTTTACAACCTCTCAACAACAGAATAATTCACCTTCAATTTAGATCAGAATGTATGGAGAAGGAGCATTAA